The window AACCTCATCAGCCCCGCTCCGCGCGACGTCATTGGCAGCCGCGTGGCGGTGTCCGGTGGTGAACTCGGCACCGTGCGCGTTGACCTGCGGCATGCGAAGGTCTTCGGCCGCGCGCAACAGTTCGAGCGTGCGCGCCAGCGTGGGTCTTTCGCGCAGCGACGATTGGCATCTTTCACGCACGAACCTCGGAGATCTGGGCGGGAGTATGGGCGCCGCGTGGATACCGCGGACTATCCCGTGCACACACCGCACCGGGTTTCGAGGTGCTGCTGCCGTTGAACGGGCAGCGTCTGACTGGCCTGCCAGGCGCCGCCACCGGCACCCCTGATCCGGTCGAAAACGTGTATGGGACCGCGCGGCTCGATTACTATCGCCCCAGCGGTGCCATCGGCACGCTGGAAGGCGGTGCGGCACGCACGGCCAATCAACTGTTCATGACCAATGTGGGGCGTTTTCAGGTGGATCACGCCTGGCGACCGTGGGCGCGGGCCGCGTGGACTGATCGGCGGTACTACGTCATGGGCTGGTATTCCGGACGCAGTTCCGACCAGCATTCGATGGCCAGTGGTGCACCGATCGAAGAGCAGTCCAGCCTGTTGCATGTGGAAACGCAATGGAACGGAGCGGCGCGGAATGACCGGGTGAAATTCGTGCTGGGTGGATCCTATCGACGGAGCCTGGTGGATTCCCGCGGCACGTTGGTCGCCGCAGACGATGCGCGTAACGACTGGTCGGGCGGCGCGTTTGGTCAGGTGAAATTCGAACTCCAGGCCGGGTCTGAGCATCGTCGCGGCCGGTCGCGCGGATGGGTCCGATCTGAACGACGCACAGTTCTCACCGAAGCTGGCGATGGTGTATGCACCACGCCGGTGCAGTCGCTGCGCGCGTCGGTCGGCAAGGGATTTCAGACGCCGCGGATGACGAATTTCTTTCTCCACGTGCCGCTGGGACTGCCGGCGGACTTGCGCGCGCTGGAGGAGGGCTGCGCACCGCGCTGGATCGGCGTTGGTGAATGTGCCGTCCGGCACGCTGTTCACGCAGTCCGGTGCCGTTCCCGCGCTGGCCTTGGGCAATCCCGCGCTCGACGTGGAGCACGTGACGAGTTACGAAGTCGGATTCCGGCGGGAGATTGCGCGTCGTGTCAACCTCACGCTCGACGGGTACTACTCGGTGGTGCGGGATTTCGTCAGTGCGCTGCTGCCGTATGCGAATCCGACGTTCGGTCGGTGGACGGCGCCCGCATCGGTCGACGCATCGGCGCGCGGGGCCGTGGAATCCGCCGTGGTGGCGGCGCTGGGGCCGGCCTCGGGCCTTACGCGCCTGCAGGACGCCGCAGGCACCACGGCCATTGTCTACTCCTACGGAAACGCCGGTCGGGCGACGGAACGGGGAGTGGAAGTCGGTGTCGCTGTCGAACTCAGCAAGCGCATCCGCGTGGATGGGAACTACTCGTATTTCGGGTACACCATCGACGAAGGGGTGCCGTTGGTGCCCGGTGATCTGATTGCGCCCAACACGCCCAAACACAAAGGAAACCTGCGGGCGTCGTACACGGCCGGACGTTTCGATGCATGGGGTGGTGTGAATGTCACCTCCGCCCACGAATGGTCATCGGGGTTCTTTCAGGGTCGTATTCCATCCAGCCAGCGGATTGACGCTGGGGCGGGCTATCTGGTGCGTCCACGCGTCCGATTGCACACGATTGCCACCAACCTGTTCGACCAGCGGACATACCACATCTACGGTGGATCGATCGATCGCCGACGCGTCCTCGCCGGCGTGACCGGCACATTCTGATAACGGCGGTCGTGCCGGCGCCGCTAGCGTGACTCGCCAATCACCGTACGCGGATAGCCCGAGATAGCGCGCGAGGCCTGCAGTCCTGACATGGTGGCGGTCTCCACGCAGCCGCCGCAGATGCCGGTATCGGTCCAGTCCCCGGCAAGCACCAGATTTTCAAAACCGGATTCGTGGGCCTTGAGGCGATACTTCGTCGTGCCCGCCGTGTGTTGCACATAGCGCTCGGTGCCGTGCGTGTTGGCACGATGATATTGCGCGTCCATGCGCGCCGCACCGAGGGCCGCCTCGGGATCGACCAGGAGATCCCAGGCAAGCTCGCCGTGCTCGCGGACCAAGCCCGGCCAGAGCGCCGTGGCGTATGTCGAAAGCCATTGCACCGACTCGCGTAGCTCGTACTGACTGTTGCCCTTGACGGTGGTCGCCTGCGCCGCGTCTTCCGCGTCATGTGGTATCGTGCCGAGAAAGTAGGCCACGGCGTGCGGCCGAAGATGGTCCGGCCAATCCTCGCTGGCGGCGAGATGGCTGAAGTCGGCCCACGTGTGAAACGGTTGGGCGTACGCACCAAGCACCGCTCGCCGGCTGACCTGATCGGCGGAGGGACTGGGGCGCCAGCCCATCTGCTCGACGGACGGTTGAAGCCAGAGTTGCACCGCCTGTGTCGCCACCGTCTCCACGCCGCTCAGCATGTGCTTCCACTTCACACTCTGCCGGGCCAGCGGTTCGGTGATTGACAGGGCCATGGCCGGGATGCCCAGAATGACGCGGTCGAAGTCGCGTCCCGCCTGCAGCGTCACGGCGCCCGCCGTTGTGCCACCACCGGCATTCGCTTCCAGATGGCTGTCACCGGCGGCCACCCGCGCGCGCAGGCGCTCGCCATCAACGAGTTGATCATAGCGCGGCTCCGATGGCCAGCAGCGCAGTCCGTTGATGTCGATCAACGGATCGTATCGTCCGTCGCGCGGTTCCGCCTGGCGCTCGATATGAATGGTCTGGATGCGCGACGCATCCGGTGGGAGAGCTCCAGCTCGCGTACTTGATGGAAGAACTTGAACTGCACACCACGCTGTACCAGCACGTCGTAGTATGGGGCAAAGATCGTGTCGCCCATTCCCGACTGCATCTCCCACATGAAGGCGCCCCGATACTGGAAGCACCCGCGCAGCATGATGTTGATGGCGACCCCGGCGGCCGCGTTTTCATTGGCGGGATCGGTCCAGTCGCCGTGTCGATACGCGAGCGCGAGGTTGTAATAGGCGCGCAGAAACGCACAATCCAGTGTGGCCGGTTCGCAGCCGTGGGTGCGCAGGAACTCGCGCAACTCCAGTTCGTCCAGCGCGTTGAAGGTGCGTTCGCCGGTGCCGACGCCTTCGTCGATCAGTCCGACCGTCACGGTCAACAGCATGCCGAGCATCGCGGTCAAACGCCGCAGCGTGTCATGGTCGTCGAACTCGCCGGCGCGCATCACCGCGTGTACCCGTCCCCGCAGTGCGTCGGCGAGGCGCCGGACGCGGCGGCATCGCGCCGCGCTCTGACGTTGATCCGCGCTGATTGCGCGAAGAAACAGCAGCACGTCGGGCAGCCCCGTTCGGAGCACGCCGGGCAGTGACCGTACGCCAAACACCGTGGCGAGAAACGTTCTGCCCCTCTCTGGATCCGCGCGCAGCATCGCCCGCGCGGCTCGTGTCCAGCCGTGCAGCATGCGCAGTTGTCCGTACATCGAGGCGTAGCGCCCGCCCGGCACGTCGGGGGTGCGGGGAAAGCAGATGTCCCATCGTTTCCACAACGTCTTGTGCCTGTCCATCAAGGTGGCGAGGCTTTGCGGCTTGAACGCCTCCTGCCAGCTGGCCAGTGGCTGCCCAGCGTCGCGGCCAAGCTCGCGGTAACACTCTCTGATGAGGCGAAAAGCGTTGTGGTACCATCCCATCCAAATGTGGAGTCCGTGTTCCTCGATACGCTGATGAAACCGCGCGTTCCGACCGCTCGCGCCTTTGCCGCCAAGCCGCCATCCCATCTGGTAGATGGTGACCTCGTGGTCCTGATGTGCCGGATTGTCCGGCGAGGTGAGCGCAAAGGCCGCCGAAATCGCGCCGACGCCACCGCCCAGAATGGCAACGCGCATCTTCTTC is drawn from Gemmatimonadaceae bacterium and contains these coding sequences:
- a CDS encoding NAD(P)-binding protein, which gives rise to MTTRPKPKKMRVAILGGGVGAISAAFALTSPDNPAHQDHEVTIYQMGWRLGGKGASGRNARFHQRIEEHGLHIWMGWYHNAFRLIRECYRELGRDAGQPLASWQEAFKPQSLATLMDRHKTLWKRWDICFPRTPDVPGGRYASMYGQLRMLHGWTRAARAMLRADPERGRTFLATVFGVRSLPGVLRTGLPDVLLFLRAISADQRQSAARCRRVRRLADALRGRVHAVMRAGEFDDHDTLRRLTAMLGMLLTVTVGLIDEGVGTGERTFNALDELELREFLRTHGCEPATLDCAFLRAYYNLALAYRHGDWTDPANENAAAGVAINIMLRGCFQYRGAFMWEMQSGMGDTIFAPYYDVLVQRGVQFKFFHQVRELELSHRMRRASRPFISSARRNRATDDTIR
- a CDS encoding FAD-dependent oxidoreductase, with translation MIDINGLRCWPSEPRYDQLVDGERLRARVAAGDSHLEANAGGGTTAGAVTLQAGRDFDRVILGIPAMALSITEPLARQSVKWKHMLSGVETVATQAVQLWLQPSVEQMGWRPSPSADQVSRRAVLGAYAQPFHTWADFSHLAASEDWPDHLRPHAVAYFLGTIPHDAEDAAQATTVKGNSQYELRESVQWLSTYATALWPGLVREHGELAWDLLVDPEAALGAARMDAQYHRANTHGTERYVQHTAGTTKYRLKAHESGFENLVLAGDWTDTGICGGCVETATMSGLQASRAISGYPRTVIGESR
- a CDS encoding TonB-dependent receptor, with the protein product MNVPSGTLFTQSGAVPALALGNPALDVEHVTSYEVGFRREIARRVNLTLDGYYSVVRDFVSALLPYANPTFGRWTAPASVDASARGAVESAVVAALGPASGLTRLQDAAGTTAIVYSYGNAGRATERGVEVGVAVELSKRIRVDGNYSYFGYTIDEGVPLVPGDLIAPNTPKHKGNLRASYTAGRFDAWGGVNVTSAHEWSSGFFQGRIPSSQRIDAGAGYLVRPRVRLHTIATNLFDQRTYHIYGGSIDRRRVLAGVTGTF